From a region of the Sphingopyxis sp. YR583 genome:
- a CDS encoding UDP-2,3-diacylglucosamine diphosphatase, giving the protein MASISTLPIPARFPDPFTTDPHVPERLIGERRSYRTVWVSDIHLGTRGCNAGMLIDFFDHVDCETLYLVGDIIDGWRLKKRHFWPPEHNDVVWRVLKRAKRGTRVVYVPGNHDEMCKPFDGFDFGGVEIRREAIHETADGRRLLVVHGDEFDAVMLAHRWLAFVGDAAYTALMKCNVVVNRIRSAFGLPYWSLSMVAKHKVKNAVQFIGRYEEVVAHAARSRGVDGVVCGHIHSAEMREIEGTEYYNDGDWVEGCTALVEHHDGTMEILHWAEEVASRAAPTPLKLPAPARAA; this is encoded by the coding sequence ATGGCCTCGATTTCGACCCTGCCGATCCCTGCCCGTTTTCCCGACCCCTTCACCACCGATCCGCATGTGCCCGAACGACTGATCGGCGAACGGCGGAGCTATCGCACAGTGTGGGTCAGCGATATCCATCTTGGCACGCGCGGATGCAACGCCGGGATGCTGATCGACTTTTTCGACCATGTCGATTGCGAGACGCTGTACCTCGTCGGCGACATCATTGACGGCTGGCGGCTCAAGAAGCGCCACTTCTGGCCGCCCGAACATAATGATGTCGTCTGGCGTGTGCTAAAGCGCGCGAAGCGCGGCACGCGCGTCGTCTATGTCCCCGGCAACCATGACGAAATGTGCAAGCCGTTCGACGGCTTCGATTTCGGCGGGGTCGAAATCCGGCGCGAGGCGATCCACGAAACTGCCGATGGTCGCAGGTTGCTGGTTGTGCATGGCGACGAGTTCGATGCGGTGATGCTCGCGCACCGCTGGCTCGCCTTCGTCGGCGATGCCGCCTACACCGCGCTGATGAAGTGCAATGTGGTCGTGAACCGCATCCGCAGCGCCTTCGGCCTGCCCTATTGGTCGCTGTCGATGGTCGCCAAGCACAAGGTCAAGAACGCGGTCCAGTTCATCGGCCGTTATGAGGAAGTCGTCGCGCACGCCGCCCGCTCTCGCGGGGTCGATGGCGTGGTGTGCGGCCACATCCACAGCGCCGAGATGCGCGAGATCGAAGGCACCGAATATTATAACGACGGTGACTGGGTCGAAGGCTGCACCGCGCTGGTCGAGCATCATGATGGCACGATGGAAATCCTCCACTGGGCCGAGGAAGTCGCCAGCCGCGCTGCTCCCACGCCACTCAAACTCCCGGCCCCGGCGCGGGCGGCATGA
- a CDS encoding glycosyltransferase family 4 protein — MRILIVTDAWEPQVNGVVRTLQATIGELRTSGHEVGVISPDLFRSLPCPSYPEIRLALAGRRKVGRRIRAFAPQAIHISTEGPLGMAARRWCLDNGFPFTTAYHTRFPEYVAARLPVSPAFVWRFIRWFHRPARHIMVATRSLARELAEQGLSQTMMWERGVDHDLFRTDHAPHPAYAGLARPIQLYVGRVAVEKNIGAFLDSDRPGTKVIVGEGPALDELKARHPDAIFLGKLGGEALAAAYAGADVFVFPSRTDTFGLVVIEAMSCGTPVAAYPVPGPGDIVRDGAGALDEDLGRAIDAALACNRADAHALGARYSWASCTAQFIKALTFVPSEPPRETIAVARAAA, encoded by the coding sequence ATGAGAATCCTCATCGTCACCGACGCGTGGGAGCCGCAGGTCAACGGCGTCGTCCGCACGCTGCAGGCGACGATCGGGGAACTGCGCACCTCGGGGCATGAGGTCGGGGTCATCTCCCCCGACCTGTTCCGTTCGCTCCCCTGCCCCTCCTATCCCGAAATCCGGCTCGCACTGGCGGGCCGGCGCAAGGTCGGACGCCGTATCCGCGCCTTTGCGCCGCAGGCGATCCATATCTCGACCGAAGGGCCGCTCGGCATGGCGGCGCGGCGCTGGTGTCTCGACAACGGCTTTCCCTTCACCACCGCCTATCACACGCGCTTTCCCGAATATGTCGCGGCGCGGCTGCCGGTTTCGCCGGCTTTCGTGTGGCGCTTCATCCGCTGGTTCCATCGCCCTGCTCGCCATATCATGGTCGCGACGCGCAGCCTGGCGCGTGAACTCGCCGAACAGGGCCTCTCGCAGACGATGATGTGGGAACGCGGGGTCGACCATGACCTGTTCCGTACCGATCATGCGCCGCATCCGGCCTATGCGGGCCTCGCGCGGCCGATCCAGCTTTATGTCGGCCGCGTCGCCGTCGAGAAGAATATCGGCGCATTCCTCGATAGCGATCGTCCGGGCACAAAGGTCATCGTCGGCGAGGGGCCCGCGCTGGACGAACTGAAGGCGCGACATCCCGATGCGATATTTCTCGGCAAGCTGGGCGGCGAAGCGCTGGCCGCGGCTTATGCCGGTGCCGATGTCTTCGTCTTTCCGAGCCGCACCGACACATTCGGCCTCGTCGTCATCGAGGCGATGAGCTGCGGAACGCCAGTGGCCGCCTATCCGGTACCGGGACCGGGCGATATCGTGCGCGATGGCGCTGGGGCACTCGACGAAGATCTAGGCCGCGCGATCGATGCCGCGCTCGCCTGCAACCGCGCCGACGCCCACGCGCTGGGCGCGCGGTACAGCTGGGCGAGCTGCACCGCGCAGTTCATCAAGGCGCTGACGTTCGTGCCATCGGAACCGCCGCGCGAAACCATCGCCGTCGCGCGCGCCGCGGCCTAG
- a CDS encoding TonB-dependent receptor plug domain-containing protein, translated as MAQAPIAPLAAAAVAEQPAEPVVAAPETIEDAYDDYSEDEIVVTAPRLAGQLDTDIKAEAELDEAAIASYGVSNVAELLDALAPQTRSGRGRGGGRPIILVNGRRIGGFGEVRNLPPEAIAKVEVFPEEVALQYGYSADERVVNMVLKPNFRQIAIEGEGGIPTQRGRFQSELQPSFLAIGENGRLNVNAGWEHKSMLLESERNLDYDDPAQAAEAPARSLLGASDEYSIDATVQRSLNKTTDASVNVRWDQTDTLSLLGPGVGGVDDPLERDSRARNLTSTASVNGMLGDWRWSVSGNYADADQLTYTDRISGTRDRFESSQQTFGGNANLSGTVTDGWAGPIRLSLTGSYSGLRFDSRSDNANGITTTDLARDLPSVFGSLTVPLLDPEYEVGNIGRVSLTLSGQVQNPSDFQALKSWGANLNWGVTDNLSLIASFNQDEAAPGIQQLGAAPLVTPAVTYYDFATGQTVQITTTTGGNPFLLAEQRRDLKLGLNWSPPMVEGLNFSINYNRNKSYDTANSLPLLTPEIEAAFPDRVTRDANGVLLAIDQRPVNFDRSENSQIRWGLNFGKSFGQQQQRGPGAGGPGGGRPDGAGAREGGGGPRVGGQRGGGGPRMGGRGPGGPGGMFGGPQGGRWQVSLYHTIKLTDTVLIRPGVPELDLLDGSATGSGGGSNRHLFELDGGLFNKGMGVRLSAKYDSGSTVTGGSAGDLKFGDLATFNLRFFVDLGQKPKLTEKLPFLKGSRLRLAVDNIFDAQRKITDANGRVPLNYQPGYIDPLGRYIELEWRKTF; from the coding sequence GTGGCGCAAGCCCCGATCGCGCCGCTCGCCGCGGCGGCGGTGGCCGAACAGCCCGCCGAACCGGTCGTTGCCGCGCCCGAGACGATCGAGGACGCTTATGACGACTATAGCGAGGACGAGATTGTCGTTACCGCGCCGCGTCTCGCGGGCCAGCTCGACACCGACATCAAGGCCGAGGCCGAACTCGATGAGGCGGCGATCGCGAGCTACGGCGTGTCGAATGTCGCCGAACTTCTCGATGCGCTCGCGCCGCAGACGCGTTCGGGCCGCGGACGCGGCGGCGGGCGGCCGATCATCCTCGTCAACGGCCGCCGGATCGGCGGCTTTGGAGAGGTCCGCAACCTGCCGCCCGAAGCGATCGCCAAGGTCGAGGTATTTCCTGAAGAGGTCGCGCTGCAATATGGCTATTCGGCCGATGAGCGCGTCGTCAACATGGTGCTCAAGCCCAATTTTCGTCAGATTGCGATCGAGGGCGAGGGCGGTATCCCGACGCAGCGCGGGCGTTTCCAGAGCGAACTCCAGCCGAGTTTCCTTGCGATCGGCGAGAATGGTCGCCTCAATGTGAACGCCGGCTGGGAGCATAAGTCGATGCTGCTCGAAAGCGAGCGGAACCTCGACTATGACGATCCGGCGCAAGCGGCCGAAGCGCCGGCGCGCAGCCTGCTCGGTGCATCGGACGAATATTCCATCGACGCGACGGTCCAGCGCAGCCTGAACAAGACGACCGACGCCTCGGTCAATGTGCGCTGGGACCAGACGGACACGCTTTCGCTCCTTGGCCCCGGCGTCGGTGGTGTCGACGACCCGCTTGAACGCGACAGCCGCGCCCGCAACCTCACCTCGACCGCCAGCGTCAACGGGATGCTCGGCGACTGGCGTTGGTCGGTCTCGGGCAATTATGCCGACGCCGACCAGTTGACCTATACCGATCGCATCAGCGGAACGCGCGACCGGTTCGAAAGCAGCCAGCAAACCTTTGGCGGCAATGCCAATCTGTCGGGCACCGTGACTGACGGCTGGGCGGGCCCGATCCGGCTGTCCTTGACGGGAAGCTATTCGGGGCTGCGCTTCGACAGCCGCTCGGACAATGCGAACGGGATCACGACGACTGACCTCGCGCGTGACCTGCCAAGCGTGTTCGGCTCGCTGACCGTGCCGCTGCTCGACCCTGAATATGAGGTCGGCAACATCGGCCGCGTCTCGCTGACGCTGAGCGGCCAGGTTCAGAACCCCAGCGATTTCCAGGCGCTGAAGAGCTGGGGTGCGAATCTCAACTGGGGCGTGACCGACAATCTCTCGCTGATCGCGAGCTTCAATCAGGACGAAGCGGCGCCGGGTATCCAGCAACTCGGCGCGGCCCCGCTGGTCACCCCCGCGGTCACCTATTATGATTTTGCGACCGGACAGACGGTTCAGATCACGACGACGACGGGCGGCAATCCCTTCCTGCTCGCAGAGCAGCGTCGCGACCTGAAGCTCGGGCTCAATTGGTCGCCGCCGATGGTCGAGGGCCTCAATTTCTCGATCAACTACAACCGCAACAAAAGCTATGACACGGCGAACAGCCTGCCGCTGCTGACGCCCGAGATCGAGGCGGCTTTCCCCGACCGCGTTACGCGCGACGCTAATGGCGTCCTGCTTGCGATCGACCAACGCCCGGTGAATTTCGACCGATCCGAAAATTCGCAGATCCGCTGGGGCCTGAACTTCGGCAAGAGTTTCGGCCAGCAGCAACAGCGCGGCCCCGGTGCGGGTGGTCCCGGTGGCGGACGCCCCGACGGTGCGGGTGCGCGCGAAGGCGGCGGTGGCCCGAGGGTGGGCGGCCAACGCGGTGGAGGCGGTCCGCGCATGGGCGGGCGTGGACCGGGCGGTCCCGGCGGCATGTTCGGCGGACCGCAAGGTGGGCGCTGGCAGGTTTCGCTCTATCACACGATCAAGCTGACCGACACGGTGCTGATCCGCCCGGGCGTTCCCGAACTCGACCTGCTCGACGGCTCGGCGACGGGCAGCGGTGGCGGCAGCAACCGTCACCTGTTCGAACTTGACGGCGGTTTGTTCAACAAGGGGATGGGCGTCCGGCTCAGCGCCAAATATGACAGCGGCAGCACGGTAACGGGCGGCAGCGCGGGCGATTTGAAATTCGGCGATCTTGCGACCTTCAACCTGCGCTTCTTTGTCGACCTCGGCCAGAAGCCGAAGCTGACCGAAAAACTGCCGTTCCTGAAGGGGTCGCGCCTACGCCTCGCGGTCGACAATATCTTCGACGCGCAGCGCAAGATCACCGATGCGAACGGCCGCGTGCCGCTGAACTACCAGCCCGGCTATATCGACCCCTTGGGCCGTTATATCGAGCTGGAGTGGCGCAAGACCTTCTAG
- the guaA gene encoding glutamine-hydrolyzing GMP synthase — MPTPDSSAAPESILIIDFGSQVTQLIARRVREAGVYSEIVPFSAAEAALGRMQPKGVILSGSPASVPADGSPRAPQSVFDSGLPILGICYGQQVMSQQLGGQVEPGGVDGERDGEFGRAFLTVTEPCVLFDGLWEVGERHQVWMSHGDRVTQFAPGFRIVAISDGAPFALIADDERRYYGTQFHPEVVHTPDGAKLIANFVRHVCGCSGDWTMAEFRATKIAEIRAQVGDQRVLCGLSGGVDSAVAAVLIHEAIGEQLTCVFVDHGLLRMNEREQVERLFRDHYNIPLVVVDAEERFMGGLAGVTDPEKKRKFIGAEFINVFEEEAKKIGGADFLAQGTLYPDVIESVSFTGGPSVTIKSHHNVGGLPERMNMKLVEPLRELFKDEVRLLGKELGLPDIFVGRHPFPGPGLAIRIPGEVSKDRCDILRKADAVYLDEIRNAGLYDAIWQAFAVLLPVKTVGVMGDGRTYDHVCALRAVTSTDGMTADIYPFDASFLSRCATRIINEVQGINRVVYDYTSKPPGTIEWE, encoded by the coding sequence ATGCCGACTCCAGACTCTTCCGCCGCCCCTGAATCGATCCTGATCATCGACTTCGGGTCGCAGGTCACCCAGCTCATCGCCCGCCGCGTTCGCGAGGCCGGGGTGTACAGCGAGATCGTCCCGTTCAGCGCCGCCGAAGCCGCGCTGGGACGCATGCAGCCCAAAGGGGTGATCCTGTCGGGCTCCCCCGCGTCAGTCCCCGCGGACGGCAGCCCGCGCGCGCCGCAGTCGGTGTTCGACAGCGGCCTCCCTATCCTCGGCATCTGTTACGGCCAGCAGGTGATGAGCCAGCAGCTTGGCGGCCAGGTCGAACCGGGCGGCGTCGACGGCGAACGTGACGGCGAATTCGGCCGAGCCTTTCTGACCGTGACCGAACCCTGCGTGCTTTTCGACGGTCTGTGGGAAGTCGGCGAACGCCATCAGGTCTGGATGAGCCACGGCGATCGCGTGACGCAATTCGCTCCCGGTTTCCGCATCGTCGCGATCAGCGACGGCGCGCCCTTCGCGCTGATCGCCGACGACGAGCGCCGCTATTACGGCACGCAGTTCCACCCCGAGGTCGTGCACACCCCCGACGGCGCGAAGCTGATCGCCAATTTCGTGCGCCACGTTTGCGGCTGCAGCGGCGACTGGACGATGGCCGAATTCCGCGCGACGAAAATCGCCGAAATCCGCGCACAGGTCGGCGATCAGCGCGTGCTCTGCGGCCTGTCGGGCGGCGTCGACAGCGCGGTCGCCGCAGTGCTGATCCATGAAGCAATCGGTGAACAGCTGACCTGCGTCTTCGTCGATCATGGTCTGCTGCGCATGAACGAGCGCGAGCAGGTCGAACGGCTGTTCCGCGACCATTACAACATCCCGCTCGTCGTCGTCGACGCCGAGGAGCGCTTCATGGGCGGCCTTGCCGGCGTCACCGACCCCGAAAAGAAGCGCAAGTTCATCGGCGCCGAATTCATCAACGTGTTCGAGGAAGAAGCGAAGAAGATCGGCGGCGCCGACTTCCTCGCGCAGGGCACGCTCTATCCCGACGTGATCGAAAGCGTGTCCTTCACTGGCGGGCCGAGCGTCACGATCAAGAGCCACCACAATGTCGGCGGCCTGCCCGAACGCATGAACATGAAGCTCGTCGAGCCCTTACGCGAATTGTTCAAGGACGAAGTCCGCCTGCTCGGCAAGGAGCTTGGCCTCCCGGACATTTTCGTCGGCCGCCATCCCTTCCCCGGCCCCGGCCTCGCGATCCGCATTCCCGGCGAAGTGTCGAAGGATCGCTGTGACATTTTGCGCAAGGCCGATGCCGTCTATCTCGACGAGATCCGCAATGCGGGCCTTTACGACGCGATCTGGCAGGCGTTCGCCGTGCTGCTTCCCGTCAAGACCGTCGGCGTGATGGGCGACGGCCGCACCTACGACCATGTCTGCGCGCTGCGCGCTGTGACCTCGACCGACGGCATGACCGCCGACATCTACCCCTTCGACGCGAGCTTCCTCAGCCGCTGCGCAACGCGCATCATCAACGAGGTGCAGGGCATCAACCGCGTGGTTTATGACTATACGTCGAAACCACCGGGCACGATCGAGTGGGAATAG